A genomic window from Photobacterium gaetbulicola Gung47 includes:
- a CDS encoding hypothetical protein (COG3789): MTWQVSELIPLLSEHDGWAIEASEQTLIVRNEDNIEAFLAVSGEQILVEVLLFSADQVIDPVSLNNDILRTHKMFPLSTIGINEIGGRDYYVAFGSLSSQSKAESIVIEVATLFRNVEAFIELYQDHLKEVA, translated from the coding sequence ATGACGTGGCAAGTATCCGAACTGATCCCACTGCTCAGTGAACACGACGGCTGGGCTATAGAAGCCAGCGAGCAAACGCTCATTGTGCGCAACGAAGACAACATCGAAGCTTTCCTGGCCGTTTCCGGCGAGCAAATCCTGGTCGAAGTCCTGCTTTTCAGTGCCGATCAGGTGATTGACCCGGTCAGCCTTAACAACGACATATTACGGACCCACAAGATGTTCCCGCTCTCGACTATCGGGATCAATGAGATTGGCGGCAGAGACTACTACGTAGCCTTTGGTTCGCTGTCTTCCCAATCCAAAGCAGAAAGCATTGTGATTGAGGTTGCCACCCTGTTCCGCAATGTCGAAGCGTTCATCGAGCTGTACCAAGATCACCTCAAGGAGGTTGCATAA